The Oxalobacter aliiformigenes nucleotide sequence CGGACGGATCGCCGGCGGACAGGAAAAGCCGGTTTTGGGCAGGGCCGGATCGTGTCGTCCGGGAGAAGGCGCAGTGTTGCGGTGACCGGGAGTGGAGAGAAGCGGCGGGACGGTTGTCCGGCGGGATTGGCGAAACCGGGGACTGGCCGGCCGGTCTTTCAGGAAGTGGTCGTTGTACCGTTTCTTTCCGTTCGTTGAAAAACGGTTTTTGGCTGAAAGTGCGGGACATGCTGCTCCGAAAGCCATGCAGCAGGGAGATGGCCCGGGCAGTGGCCGGGCCATAGCGGCTTTCTGCTATACTTTTTTCCCACAGGATAAGGGAGGCAAATGGAAACCTTGCCGGGTTTCCGGACAGAACCGGAACGGTGATATGGTTGCCGGAACATGGGAAAGCGGGCTGAACGGGCTTTTTCATGTCCGGCGGCGGTATGGTGTCCGGGGATGCGGAACCGGCGGGTGATGTATGAAACAGTGGAGAAAATGATGATTACGGAAAAACAGAAAGAGCAGGCAAGGATTTTCAAGTCGATGCACGATGCCGGCAGAATGTTTGTCCTCCCGAATGCCTGGAATGCCGGAAGCGCCCGCGTTTTCGAAAAGGAAGGATTCCGGGCGGTGGCCACGTCAAGTGCGGGGTTCTCTTATGCTCTCGGTTATCCCGACGGGCAGGCGGTTCCGTTCGGGGATTTGCTGCATGTTGTCGGGCAGATGACGGCCAGGGTCGATATTCCGGTTTCGGTCGATTTCGAGAGGGGATATAGCGACGAGCCGGAACAGGTCAGGGAAAACGCGCGCCAGTTGTGTCTGAAAGGCGCTGTCGGTTTCAATATCGAGGACGGGTTGCCGGACGGGACGTTGAGTCCTCTCGAATTGCAGATCGAAAAGATCCGGACGCTGGCCGGACTGAAACGGGAACTGGATCTGGATTTTGTCATCAATGCCAGAACGTGCGTTTACTGGCTGAATGTCGGCAGTGAGGAAGACAGGCTGAAGACCGCGATTTTGCGCGGCAATGCGTTTCGGGAAGCCGGGGCCGACTGCGTTTTCGTGCCGGGGGCGATAGACCGGGCGACGGTCGGACGTCTGGTGAACGGGATCAACGCACCGGTGAATATTCTTCTGAACAGGGCTTTTCACGATGTTCGCGAGCTGGAACGGATCGGTGTCCGGCGGCTGAGTGTCGGTTCGGGCCCTGCACGATGGCTTTGCGAACGGATGATCGGTCTGGCCAGGGAGTTGCAGGACGGCAAGGTGTCCGGCATTCTGGACTGTACGTTCGACTACAGGCGCGCCAACGATTATTTCGGCGGACAGGGATGACCGGAAAACCGGTTTGTCCGGCCTGAACCGGTCGGGTACGGGCCGGCAACCGGAATGAGAAAAGGGGAAGAATATGATTTACCGGACGGATTATGAATCGCCGCTCGGCAGGGTGACGCTGGCATCCGACGGGGAAAGTATCGTGGGGCTCTGGCTGGAAGGCCAGAAATATTTCGGCGATACGGTGAACGGGGAAATGCACCGGGAAGACCGGCTGGCGATATTCGCGAAGACCAGAGACTGGCTCGACCGGTATTTCCGGGGAGAGAAACCGGCCATTGCGGAGATTTTGCTGGCGCCTGCCGGAAATCGTTTCAGGCAGGAAGTGTGGAAGATCCTGTGCGATATCCCTTACGGAGAAGTCATGACGTATGGCGCGATTGCCCGGATGATCGCGGAACGGCTGGGGCGGGAGAAAATGTCGGCTCAGGCTGTGGGCGGGGCGGTCGGGCACAATCCGGTCTCGATCATCATTCCCTGCCATCGGGTGGTGGGGGCGAACGGAAGTCTGACGGGATATGCGGGCGGTATCCGGACGAAAATCCGGTTGCTCGAGCATGAAAAGGCGGATATGACGGGGCTTTTCGTTCCGGAAAAAAGTACGGCTCCCTGAGTATGGCTTGCCTGCCGTATGCCGTCTCCCGGGAGATGTCCGTCAGAAACGGACAGCCGTGTTTTGGCGGTTGCCTTTCGCGGTCCTGTTTTTTCCCTGTTTCGGGGCGGCCTTGTGCGGTAGGACGTCGTGCCGGATATCGCCGGCTGGCGGGGAGTGTGGGACGGATGCGGGCAGGCAGATGCTTTCTGCCGCTGTCCGGTGTCATGCCGAACCGGACGGGGTCAGGCAACGCGCCGCGGGGTCCGTTGTTGCGGCCGGGAGCTGTTTGCCCCCGTTTTTCCATCATCTCCGGCGTATGCCAGGAAAGTGAAGCATCCCGTTTCCTGCGACAAGATGTGATAAAAACCCTGTCCGGCAGGTTTTGCGTACTATTCTATTGCTTTGCGAAACCGGTTTCCTTGCCGTTTTGCCGGTTTATGTTGTACAGGATGATCATGTTGAGGATGTCGATGTCATCGTCGGAGAGGCCGTACGAATCCTCTTGCGAGTCGCCGGTATTTTCCTGCCGTTGGCGGAGACAGGGGCGCAGTTTTTCAACCAGTTCCGGCGGCAGGTCAAGGTACTTGATTCCTTCTTCGCTGAACCGGCACAGATCGAATGTGCCGCCTTCCCAGCGCAGGACCTGCGCATAATCGATGCCGGAGGCGCCGGAGGCCGTTTTTTGGCTGTCTTCGGGCGGGGGGAGGTCGTCCGGCGAAAGGTCGAAGCGGACCCGGGTGGGGTGATTTCGCACGGTGTAGGTGCCGTCGCCGAGCTGCCCGCACTCGTTTTCGCCCCAGGCCCAGAGTGAGCCGTCCTTTTTCAGGACGAGGGAGTGGTAGGAACCGGCCGCGATTTCGGCGGCGTTGTCCATGACCTTGACCGGGTCTGTCCTTTTTTCGCGGGCGAGATAGGCGATCATCCAGACGGAGCCGTCTTTCTTGAGATAGAGTTCGTGTGCCTCGCCGACGGCGATATCGGCGACGTTGTCGATGCTGTTGAGGAGGGTGGGAACCCAACGTGGGGCATCCATGCAGTAGGGTTTCATGTTGTTGGGTTCGCCCCAGTTCCAGACGGTGCCGTCGTCGGCGACGAGAAAGGATTCGGTCATCCGGGTGGCG carries:
- a CDS encoding isocitrate lyase/PEP mutase family protein, with the protein product MITEKQKEQARIFKSMHDAGRMFVLPNAWNAGSARVFEKEGFRAVATSSAGFSYALGYPDGQAVPFGDLLHVVGQMTARVDIPVSVDFERGYSDEPEQVRENARQLCLKGAVGFNIEDGLPDGTLSPLELQIEKIRTLAGLKRELDLDFVINARTCVYWLNVGSEEDRLKTAILRGNAFREAGADCVFVPGAIDRATVGRLVNGINAPVNILLNRAFHDVRELERIGVRRLSVGSGPARWLCERMIGLARELQDGKVSGILDCTFDYRRANDYFGGQG
- a CDS encoding methylated-DNA--[protein]-cysteine S-methyltransferase, with the protein product MIYRTDYESPLGRVTLASDGESIVGLWLEGQKYFGDTVNGEMHREDRLAIFAKTRDWLDRYFRGEKPAIAEILLAPAGNRFRQEVWKILCDIPYGEVMTYGAIARMIAERLGREKMSAQAVGGAVGHNPVSIIIPCHRVVGANGSLTGYAGGIRTKIRLLEHEKADMTGLFVPEKSTAP